One window from the genome of Hyalangium minutum encodes:
- the hppD gene encoding 4-hydroxyphenylpyruvate dioxygenase, which yields MSINPVGLQGIDFIEFVAPEPERLDRLFRAFGFSRTLHHPARRIDLYEQGEIRLLLNRGSGSFAAGFSALHGPSISSMGWKVHDGLKAQEAAVSRGARARTEGDLFFRDGRPVPAVYGIGESLIYLVDGANPQEKWERMGFVPHPEAVRVASKGFTLLDHLTNNVEKGTMGRWSSFYKDVFGFTEVRYFDIRGAKTGLTSYALRSPCGTFCIPINEADEKKSQINEYLDEYKGPGVQHLAFLTTDILSSLKALDGLGIEMLDMDDDYYREAYQRVPQVTEDREEIRRRNVLIDGDEEGYLLQIFTRNLIGPIFIEIIQRKNHLSFGEGNFSALFRSIERDQAKRGVFDEPRG from the coding sequence ATGAGCATCAACCCCGTAGGACTGCAAGGCATCGACTTCATCGAGTTCGTGGCGCCCGAGCCGGAGCGGCTGGATCGGCTGTTCCGGGCGTTCGGCTTCTCTCGGACGCTGCACCACCCCGCGCGCCGCATCGACCTGTACGAGCAGGGGGAGATCCGGTTGCTGCTCAACCGAGGCAGTGGGTCGTTCGCTGCGGGCTTCTCCGCTCTGCATGGTCCGTCCATCAGCTCCATGGGATGGAAGGTGCATGACGGCCTCAAGGCGCAGGAGGCGGCGGTGTCGCGTGGAGCGCGTGCGCGGACCGAGGGAGATCTCTTCTTCCGCGATGGCCGTCCGGTGCCGGCCGTGTACGGCATTGGCGAGAGCCTCATCTACCTGGTGGACGGGGCGAACCCACAGGAGAAGTGGGAGCGGATGGGCTTCGTGCCGCACCCCGAGGCAGTGAGGGTGGCGTCCAAGGGGTTTACGCTGCTCGACCACCTGACGAACAACGTGGAGAAGGGGACGATGGGGCGCTGGTCCTCCTTCTATAAGGACGTGTTCGGCTTCACGGAGGTCCGCTACTTCGACATCCGCGGAGCGAAGACGGGGCTGACGTCCTATGCGCTGCGCTCGCCGTGCGGGACGTTCTGCATCCCCATCAACGAGGCGGACGAGAAGAAGAGCCAGATCAACGAGTACCTCGATGAGTACAAGGGGCCAGGCGTCCAGCACCTGGCGTTCCTCACCACGGACATCCTGAGCTCGCTGAAGGCGTTGGATGGGCTGGGCATCGAGATGCTGGACATGGACGATGACTACTACCGCGAGGCGTACCAGCGGGTGCCTCAGGTGACCGAGGACCGCGAGGAGATCCGCCGCCGCAACGTGCTCATCGATGGGGACGAGGAGGGGTACCTGCTGCAGATCTTCACCCGCAACCTCATCGGGCCCATCTTCATCGAGATCATCCAGCGCAAGAACCACCTCTCGTTCGGGGAGGGGAACTTCTCGGCGCTCTTCCGCTCGATCGAGCGGGACCAGGCGAAGCGCGGCGTGTTCGACGAGCCTCGAGGGTAG
- a CDS encoding FG-GAP-like repeat-containing protein, which translates to MISAPATVQARFLGRELAVDGLPVKGDARIPFALLLISFAVLGTTLLGFNRSPLQILTTVVATAALDVLLHLLLRKRLLFPLSAVISSLSLALLLNYAHDPLLMLVPVFLTVASKHLLTHEGRHVINPSLFGVTTTLLFFGDLITSSPSYQWGGSGIMSGFIAATALLLFLFRVGRHMVVLSFLGFYCLFLLVRAWFVRHHIPAEVLIVGSLTTPPFYLFTFFMMTDPRTSPPTVRGQVLVAFLVALLDLVFHSAQSLFTFFYAAFTVQSSRFLLLHLRSLRAQGIASWVRGTFDGQLARRATVLLLLIASAALAWRLVLRPAAEEARATFHLEEVAAVDAGIVLPHDGSLLTRLDPRIAHVAKWVLSVGASVATGDVDQDGRSDLLFIAPLASEGHRVSLFRNQSEPGHLHFERVPLPTETIDRDMVQNGYAATGLFFDHDNDGDLDLLLPVDFGPPRLLTNRLVEEGVLRFVDATEGSGLESLYVTGHASTVADLDADGRLDVIIRSTLRSADDAGRRLNLFRLPEPEFEGDRRMFAFLHNSWHKADNGGPTEVLRNLGGGHFERLDARELGLTATHWTLALSAADLDADGDTDLYFANDFGPDDLYVNTGKPTAPHFTRVEGRFFGEIGRDTYKGMNSTAFDLTGDGCLDIYVSNAHVPLLAEGSLLWVNEGIDPSKGMVRFTDEASRRGILNENHFGWGAGAGDLNDDGWPDVVQGNGYLDDRFENGTGRPSEHCPSFWYTHHKFAQSGPDIHTYADQWADLRGYCIFEVERRRVFLNRGPDAQPQFVDVRDAVGLKSGENTRGVALVDLDGDGRLDIAMANQHGPPSLFLNRAEESTGNAWVAMELAGDVRHCNREALGSQVTVTTPDGRRQVQQKQAITGLSAQGDRRLHFGLGVLAPGATVDVEVRWCGALGPSTRYALKPGQVHRLEMPTTTVGTWFIP; encoded by the coding sequence ATGATCTCGGCTCCCGCGACCGTGCAGGCTCGCTTCCTTGGCCGTGAGCTGGCCGTGGACGGGCTACCGGTGAAGGGCGACGCGCGCATCCCCTTCGCGCTGCTGCTCATCTCCTTCGCCGTGCTCGGCACCACGCTGCTGGGGTTCAACCGTAGCCCGCTGCAGATCCTCACCACCGTCGTCGCGACGGCCGCGCTCGATGTCCTGCTGCACCTGCTGCTGCGGAAGCGACTGCTCTTCCCGCTCTCGGCGGTCATCTCCTCGCTGTCCCTGGCGCTGCTGCTCAACTACGCGCACGACCCGCTGCTCATGCTGGTGCCGGTGTTTCTCACCGTGGCCTCCAAGCACCTGCTTACCCACGAGGGCCGCCACGTCATCAACCCCTCGCTCTTCGGGGTGACCACCACGCTGCTGTTCTTTGGGGACCTCATCACCAGCTCACCGTCGTACCAGTGGGGCGGCAGCGGCATCATGTCGGGGTTCATCGCCGCCACCGCGCTGCTGCTCTTCCTGTTCCGCGTGGGACGGCACATGGTCGTCCTGTCCTTCCTCGGCTTCTACTGCCTCTTCCTGCTGGTGCGCGCGTGGTTCGTGCGCCACCACATCCCGGCCGAGGTGCTCATCGTCGGCAGCCTCACCACGCCTCCCTTCTACCTGTTCACGTTCTTCATGATGACCGACCCGCGCACGTCCCCGCCCACGGTGCGCGGACAGGTGCTGGTGGCCTTCCTCGTCGCGCTGCTGGATCTGGTGTTCCACTCAGCGCAGAGCCTCTTCACGTTCTTCTACGCGGCCTTCACCGTGCAGAGCAGCCGCTTCCTGTTGCTGCACCTGCGGAGCCTGCGCGCTCAGGGGATTGCCTCCTGGGTAAGGGGCACCTTTGATGGGCAGTTGGCGCGCCGAGCCACAGTGCTCCTGCTGCTGATCGCTTCCGCAGCCCTGGCCTGGCGGCTGGTGCTGAGACCCGCCGCCGAGGAAGCCCGCGCCACCTTCCACCTCGAGGAGGTAGCGGCGGTGGACGCTGGGATCGTCCTTCCTCACGATGGAAGCCTGCTGACCCGGTTGGATCCTCGGATTGCCCACGTGGCCAAGTGGGTCCTCAGCGTCGGAGCCTCGGTGGCCACGGGGGACGTGGACCAGGATGGCCGGAGCGACCTGCTCTTCATTGCGCCGCTCGCCTCCGAAGGCCACCGTGTCTCCCTGTTCCGCAACCAGTCGGAACCGGGCCACCTGCACTTCGAGCGCGTGCCCTTGCCCACGGAGACCATCGATCGGGACATGGTCCAGAACGGCTACGCCGCCACGGGACTGTTCTTCGATCACGACAACGACGGGGACCTCGACCTCCTGCTGCCCGTGGACTTCGGTCCGCCGCGCCTGCTGACCAACCGGCTCGTAGAGGAAGGAGTACTGCGGTTCGTCGATGCCACGGAGGGCTCCGGGCTGGAGTCGCTCTACGTCACGGGCCACGCGAGCACGGTGGCGGACCTGGACGCGGACGGGCGATTGGACGTGATCATCCGCTCGACCCTGCGCTCAGCCGACGATGCGGGGCGGAGACTCAACCTCTTCCGCCTGCCCGAGCCGGAGTTCGAGGGTGACCGGCGCATGTTCGCCTTCCTGCACAACTCCTGGCACAAGGCGGACAATGGCGGTCCCACGGAGGTGCTGCGCAACCTGGGTGGAGGCCACTTCGAGCGCCTGGATGCCCGCGAGCTCGGGCTCACGGCCACCCACTGGACGCTGGCGCTCTCCGCAGCGGATCTCGATGCGGACGGTGACACGGACCTCTACTTCGCCAACGACTTCGGCCCAGACGATCTGTACGTGAACACGGGCAAGCCCACTGCGCCTCACTTCACCCGGGTGGAGGGGCGCTTCTTCGGAGAGATCGGCCGCGACACCTACAAGGGAATGAATAGCACCGCCTTCGATCTGACTGGCGACGGGTGCCTGGACATCTATGTGTCGAACGCCCACGTGCCGCTCCTTGCCGAGGGCTCGCTGCTCTGGGTGAACGAGGGCATCGATCCCTCGAAAGGCATGGTGCGCTTCACCGACGAGGCGAGCAGGCGCGGCATCCTCAACGAGAACCACTTCGGCTGGGGTGCGGGCGCAGGCGACCTGAACGACGACGGGTGGCCGGACGTCGTGCAGGGAAACGGCTATCTCGACGATCGCTTCGAGAACGGCACGGGCCGTCCGAGCGAGCACTGTCCCTCCTTCTGGTACACGCACCATAAATTTGCGCAGTCAGGTCCCGACATTCACACCTATGCGGACCAGTGGGCCGACCTGCGCGGCTACTGCATCTTCGAGGTGGAGCGGCGGCGCGTGTTCCTCAACCGAGGTCCGGACGCCCAGCCTCAGTTCGTGGACGTGCGAGACGCAGTGGGGCTGAAGTCCGGAGAGAACACCCGGGGCGTGGCGCTCGTGGACCTTGATGGCGACGGCAGGCTGGATATCGCCATGGCGAACCAGCATGGACCGCCCTCGCTCTTCCTCAACAGGGCCGAGGAGAGCACTGGGAATGCCTGGGTGGCGATGGAGCTCGCGGGCGACGTCCGGCACTGCAACCGGGAGGCGCTGGGCAGCCAGGTCACCGTCACCACGCCCGACGGCAGGCGGCAGGTGCAGCAGAAGCAGGCCATCACAGGGCTCTCGGCGCAGGGAGACCGGCGCCTGCACTTCGGCCTGGGGGTGCTCGCGCCGGGCGCCACCGTGGACGTGGAGGTGCGGTGGTGCGGAGCGCTCGGGCCCTCCACGAGGTATGCGCTCAAGCCTGGGCAGGTCCACCGGCTCGAGATGCCCACCACCACCGTGGGCACCTGGTTCATTCCCTGA
- a CDS encoding HD domain-containing protein — translation MRIRDPIHGTIPVSDPEKAIIDSRHYQRLRHVRQLGFGDLAFPGATHTRHAHSLGAMHVASRLFGAVASQSNLPEDVQSRFCTAVRLAVLCHDLGHMPLSHASERIAPPRAALKLPAWLDATAEGPQATHEDFTAKVLLDSSLTPLIEQHFGPLGIHADAAVALITGAKPPKDPGFTHRGVDWMPLLRALVSGELDADRMDYLLRDSFYTGVNYGRYDFEWIISNLNPAVKDGRAYLALSRAAAFAFEDFLLSRYHMFVSVYYHHTSVNFDHMLRRYYEESPGEFEIPADPEAFLLCDDAALWYTLRRSKNRWADRISMRRGFKLLAQFTERDTGYDLDVLRSALVAAQLEHYVVESHGVLSKYMGEGQSPSLYIMDVSTGRLTEVAKYTPLYQRYSGAVRLTRVYVRPDQIDAARSLMSRLLGQAVQS, via the coding sequence ATGCGGATTCGTGACCCCATCCACGGCACCATCCCGGTGAGCGACCCGGAGAAGGCCATCATTGACAGCCGCCACTATCAGCGGTTGCGCCATGTGCGACAGTTGGGGTTCGGAGACCTGGCTTTTCCTGGAGCCACGCATACCCGCCACGCGCACTCGCTGGGCGCCATGCACGTGGCCTCGCGGCTCTTCGGCGCGGTGGCCTCCCAGTCCAACCTGCCCGAGGATGTCCAGTCCCGGTTCTGCACCGCCGTGCGGCTCGCGGTGCTGTGCCATGACCTGGGCCACATGCCCCTGTCCCACGCCTCCGAGCGCATTGCACCCCCGCGGGCGGCCTTGAAGCTGCCCGCCTGGCTGGACGCCACGGCGGAGGGGCCTCAGGCGACCCACGAGGACTTCACCGCCAAGGTGCTCCTGGACAGCTCGCTCACGCCGCTCATCGAGCAGCACTTCGGGCCGCTGGGCATTCACGCGGACGCGGCGGTGGCGCTGATTACGGGCGCCAAGCCGCCGAAGGACCCGGGCTTCACGCACCGGGGAGTGGACTGGATGCCGCTGCTGCGGGCGCTCGTCTCCGGCGAGCTGGACGCGGACCGGATGGACTACCTGCTGCGCGACTCCTTCTATACGGGCGTCAACTACGGCCGGTACGACTTCGAGTGGATCATCTCCAACCTGAACCCGGCGGTGAAGGACGGGCGCGCGTACCTGGCGCTGAGCCGGGCGGCGGCGTTTGCCTTCGAGGACTTCCTCCTCAGCCGCTACCACATGTTTGTCTCGGTCTATTACCACCACACCTCGGTGAACTTCGATCACATGCTGCGGCGCTACTACGAGGAGTCGCCCGGCGAGTTCGAGATCCCCGCGGACCCCGAGGCGTTCCTGCTCTGCGACGATGCGGCGCTCTGGTACACGCTGCGGCGCTCGAAGAACCGGTGGGCCGACCGCATCTCCATGCGCCGGGGCTTCAAGCTGCTGGCCCAGTTCACCGAGCGCGACACGGGCTATGACCTGGACGTGCTGCGCAGCGCATTGGTGGCCGCCCAGCTCGAGCACTACGTCGTCGAGTCGCACGGCGTGCTGTCCAAGTACATGGGGGAGGGACAGAGTCCGAGCCTCTACATCATGGATGTCTCCACCGGCCGGCTCACCGAGGTGGCCAAATACACGCCGCTGTACCAGCGCTACAGCGGCGCGGTGCGGCTGACACGGGTGTACGTGCGGCCGGACCAGATCGACGCGGCCCGCTCCTTGATGAGCCGGCTGCTGGGACAGGCGGTGCAATCATGA
- a CDS encoding GNAT family N-acetyltransferase, with amino-acid sequence MECAVELVDLALTPNNKDYTVLVADRDGTLVGYACFGPTPMTEGTYDLYWIASDPTVRGQGVGASLISGMEADMRRRGARVIRIETSATEAYGPTRGFYASMKYTEEARFRDFYKVGDDLIILAKRL; translated from the coding sequence GTGGAGTGCGCCGTCGAGCTGGTGGATCTCGCGCTCACGCCGAATAACAAGGACTACACCGTCCTCGTCGCGGACCGGGACGGCACGCTGGTGGGCTACGCGTGCTTCGGCCCCACGCCGATGACGGAGGGGACGTATGACTTGTATTGGATTGCCTCGGACCCGACGGTGCGCGGCCAGGGCGTGGGCGCGTCGCTGATTTCGGGCATGGAGGCGGACATGCGCCGGCGCGGGGCTCGCGTCATCCGGATTGAGACGAGCGCCACGGAGGCCTACGGCCCCACCCGGGGGTTCTACGCGTCCATGAAGTACACGGAGGAGGCCCGGTTCCGGGACTTCTACAAGGTCGGGGATGACCTGATCATCCTGGCCAAGCGGCTGTAA
- a CDS encoding LysR family transcriptional regulator, which translates to MHITLDQARALEALARHGTFAAAAQALHKGHTAVLYALRTLEEQTELTLLDRRGYRTRLTPAGERVLEHCRKLLAAERELENTCAEIRAGWEPTLRIIFDGIFPAEPLLRVVKQLRAEGAGTRFHVSGEFLTGVEAAFIRDEADLMVSLLPPTLPELRTYRLPELRAVLVAHRDHPLAATRGPLKDEDLAPHLLLTVRGSDPRLQLSTGPLEERSTVHLNDFASKKAAILEGLGYGWLPEYLMKRELRRGELKVLKLARGSTHLFHPSLHHRMGVRLGRAASRVVQALTGVDPSP; encoded by the coding sequence ATGCACATCACACTGGATCAGGCCCGGGCCTTGGAGGCGCTCGCCCGCCACGGCACCTTCGCGGCCGCGGCCCAGGCGCTCCACAAGGGACACACGGCGGTGCTGTACGCGCTGCGCACACTGGAGGAGCAAACAGAGCTGACGCTGCTGGACCGGCGCGGCTACCGCACGCGGCTCACTCCAGCGGGAGAGCGGGTGCTCGAGCACTGCCGCAAGCTGCTGGCGGCCGAGCGAGAGCTGGAGAACACGTGCGCGGAGATCCGCGCGGGCTGGGAGCCCACCCTGCGCATCATCTTCGACGGCATCTTCCCGGCTGAGCCGCTGCTGCGCGTGGTGAAGCAGCTCCGAGCCGAGGGAGCAGGCACCCGCTTCCACGTCTCGGGAGAGTTCCTCACGGGAGTGGAGGCAGCGTTCATCCGGGACGAGGCGGATCTGATGGTGTCCCTGCTACCGCCCACCCTGCCAGAGCTTCGCACCTACCGCCTGCCCGAGCTGCGAGCCGTGCTGGTGGCCCACCGCGACCATCCGCTGGCGGCCACCCGAGGCCCCCTGAAGGACGAGGACCTCGCGCCGCACCTGCTGCTCACCGTACGGGGCTCGGATCCCCGGCTCCAGCTCAGCACCGGCCCGCTGGAGGAGCGCTCAACGGTGCACCTCAATGACTTCGCCTCCAAGAAGGCCGCCATCCTCGAGGGGCTCGGGTATGGCTGGCTGCCGGAGTACCTGATGAAGCGGGAGCTGCGCCGAGGAGAACTGAAGGTGCTGAAGCTCGCGCGAGGCTCCACCCACCTCTTCCACCCCTCCCTGCACCACCGCATGGGCGTGCGCCTGGGCCGGGCCGCCAGCCGCGTGGTCCAGGCACTCACTGGGGTAGACCCCTCACCGTGA
- a CDS encoding MBL fold metallo-hydrolase: MSEAIPGMPPPPPPAAPRPAAVAVLYRRVGEGVEVFWVKREKALRFAGGFYAFPGGKVDKADAAVPMRGASGEEAAMRVAAARELFEETGVLMAEGAEALSPERLKEMRRALLAEERTWGAQLAEAGLTLRAQDFQPAGRWITPPYMPVRFDTRFFLVEAPRQAVAELWPGELTEAVWVTPKAALERWSEGTALLHSPGVHVLQVLAKFDTPEAVLARLEAPPHCPDFIATLVEFQQGVRIIPLVTPTLPPATHTNGYVLGPEELLIVDPGAEDEREFEKLRDLLSTLEAEGKRPVAIVLTHHHWDHVGGVKMLKERLKLPLWCHARTADRLDVPTERLLVDGEVLELAGNPPQRWRVLHTPGHARGHICLVEERSLAAVVGDMVASVSTIVIDPPEGNMRDYLTQLARLRDLPVTTMYPAHGGPIPDGPGKLQEYLEHRAARAERILESLPPEGATLHQVVETAYSDTPAFIHPVAERSALASLEMLMEAGRARLQGGRYFKA, encoded by the coding sequence ATGAGCGAGGCGATTCCTGGCATGCCCCCGCCGCCCCCACCCGCTGCGCCTCGGCCGGCCGCGGTGGCGGTGCTCTACCGGCGGGTGGGCGAGGGCGTGGAGGTGTTCTGGGTGAAGCGCGAGAAGGCGCTCCGGTTCGCCGGCGGCTTCTACGCCTTTCCCGGAGGCAAGGTGGACAAGGCGGACGCGGCGGTGCCGATGCGCGGAGCGTCCGGAGAAGAGGCCGCGATGCGCGTGGCCGCCGCCCGCGAGCTCTTCGAGGAGACCGGGGTGCTGATGGCGGAGGGCGCCGAGGCGCTGAGCCCGGAGCGGCTGAAGGAGATGCGCCGGGCGCTGCTGGCAGAGGAGCGCACGTGGGGAGCGCAACTGGCCGAGGCGGGGCTGACGCTGCGCGCGCAGGACTTCCAGCCCGCAGGCAGGTGGATCACCCCTCCGTATATGCCGGTGCGCTTCGACACGCGCTTCTTCCTGGTGGAGGCGCCTCGGCAGGCCGTGGCGGAGCTGTGGCCGGGCGAGCTGACGGAGGCGGTGTGGGTCACACCCAAGGCCGCGCTGGAGCGCTGGTCCGAGGGCACGGCGCTGCTGCACTCCCCAGGCGTCCACGTGCTCCAGGTGCTTGCGAAGTTCGACACGCCGGAGGCCGTGCTCGCGCGGCTGGAGGCACCGCCACACTGCCCGGACTTCATCGCCACGCTCGTCGAGTTCCAGCAGGGCGTCCGCATCATCCCCCTGGTGACGCCCACGCTGCCGCCCGCCACGCACACCAACGGCTATGTGCTGGGCCCTGAAGAGCTGCTCATCGTGGATCCCGGCGCGGAGGATGAGCGCGAGTTCGAGAAGCTCCGGGACCTGTTGTCCACCCTCGAAGCCGAGGGGAAGCGCCCGGTGGCGATCGTGCTGACGCACCACCACTGGGATCACGTGGGCGGCGTGAAGATGCTGAAGGAGCGGCTGAAGCTCCCGCTGTGGTGCCACGCCCGCACAGCGGATCGGCTGGACGTGCCCACGGAGCGGCTGCTGGTGGATGGGGAGGTGCTGGAGCTCGCGGGCAACCCGCCTCAGCGCTGGCGCGTGCTGCACACGCCGGGGCACGCACGCGGACACATCTGCCTGGTGGAGGAGCGCAGCCTCGCGGCGGTGGTGGGCGACATGGTGGCCAGCGTGAGCACCATCGTCATCGATCCACCCGAGGGGAACATGCGCGACTATCTCACGCAGCTCGCGAGGCTTCGGGACTTGCCCGTGACCACGATGTACCCGGCGCACGGCGGGCCCATCCCCGATGGCCCTGGGAAGCTGCAGGAGTACCTCGAGCACCGCGCCGCGCGGGCCGAGCGCATCCTGGAGTCCCTGCCCCCTGAGGGCGCGACGCTGCATCAGGTGGTGGAGACCGCCTACTCGGACACTCCGGCCTTCATCCACCCGGTGGCTGAGCGAAGCGCCCTTGCCTCGCTGGAGATGCTGATGGAGGCGGGGCGCGCCCGTCTCCAGGGAGGCCGTTACTTCAAGGCCTGA
- a CDS encoding D-alanine--D-alanine ligase family protein: MRVASALSEALSRGDTHAEPLAVEGDRLDFVDTLRRMQPDLVINLCESVAADSRGEMVIPCLLDMMGLPYTGSSALSLGLALHKPKAKELLRGRGVSTPPFAVVERLEDVMSVDLAFPLIVKPAREDASVGVDFDSVVEDRAGLARAAEAVLSTFHQPALVEQFIRGREIYVPLLGNAPRRALPLTEIRFGAAFENRPNIVSYKAKWEEDSPECQDSPSVPCRLEDTALEARLVRTAMDAFTALDCVDYGRVDLRVTPEGVPYVIDINPNCDLHPGAGFAKAAAAAGMDYPALAARLVEIALERAHGNPSHRKKGPGAARSAHPQNRNVLAGRGGVRRRAGGSRAHAE; this comes from the coding sequence ATGCGGGTGGCCTCAGCCCTCTCCGAGGCGCTCTCCCGGGGTGACACCCACGCCGAGCCGCTCGCCGTCGAGGGGGACCGGCTGGACTTCGTGGACACGCTGCGGCGGATGCAGCCGGACCTCGTCATCAACCTCTGTGAGTCCGTGGCCGCCGACAGCCGCGGGGAGATGGTCATCCCCTGCCTGCTGGACATGATGGGGCTGCCGTACACGGGCTCGTCCGCCCTCTCGCTGGGGCTGGCGCTGCACAAGCCCAAGGCCAAGGAGCTGCTGCGTGGCCGGGGCGTCTCCACGCCCCCGTTCGCGGTGGTGGAGCGGCTCGAGGACGTGATGTCGGTGGACCTGGCCTTCCCGCTCATCGTCAAGCCCGCGCGAGAGGACGCCAGCGTGGGCGTGGACTTCGACTCGGTGGTGGAGGACCGGGCGGGACTGGCGCGTGCCGCCGAGGCGGTGCTGAGCACCTTCCACCAGCCCGCGCTCGTGGAGCAGTTCATCCGGGGCCGGGAGATCTACGTGCCGCTGCTGGGCAACGCGCCGCGTCGCGCCCTGCCGCTCACGGAGATTCGCTTCGGCGCGGCGTTCGAGAACCGCCCGAACATCGTCTCGTACAAGGCCAAGTGGGAGGAGGACTCCCCCGAGTGCCAAGACAGCCCCTCGGTCCCCTGCCGCCTGGAGGACACCGCCCTGGAGGCCCGCCTGGTTCGCACGGCGATGGATGCTTTCACGGCGCTGGACTGTGTGGACTACGGGCGCGTAGACCTGCGCGTGACACCCGAGGGCGTACCTTACGTCATCGACATCAACCCCAACTGCGATCTCCACCCGGGTGCCGGGTTTGCCAAGGCCGCTGCCGCTGCGGGGATGGACTATCCCGCGCTGGCTGCCCGCCTGGTGGAGATCGCTCTCGAGAGAGCCCATGGAAATCCGTCCCATCGAAAAAAAGGACCGGGAGCCGCTCGCAGCGCTCATCCGCAGAATCGAAACGTTCTCGCAGGAAGAGGTGGAGTGCGCCGTCGAGCTGGTGGATCTCGCGCTCACGCCGAATAA
- a CDS encoding sensor histidine kinase codes for MSVSTRIVLFAAAAMGVICVLSSALSFSARRGMQIREQVVASQEQLEILSRLDDGVWPFLNALSRAQQEGQDTTLVLQEHQAQVRAEQARLEESLQREALANGKEEARGRDVRAESARALESLVRWMDLTEARARHEPERASLAPEVEWGLYQSYEETVGQFIDSLRRAEHEELLERRKRWNVVAGRAELGATWIAGTCLVIMGVMTLSILVPLRRSLRKLRVTAERIGRGDFEVALPAMGRDELGLLARAMDRMAGKLRETLQEKQRLIKAEAEVSEREARRYSAMLEETVRARTTELQGTNARLEESLRQLQSAQEQLLFADRLATVGRLAAGVGHEINNPLSYILSNLRFIRKELEQDAEAPTPERQEVLEAAAAAHEGAERVRLIVQELRMMSRPDDVALGRVELGSVVRGAVKIASRELRDRAQVVENCEGVPAIWGNGPRLSQVVLNLLINSAYAISPGKPQDNEVRVTARSSGSGTVVLEVRDTGCGIPKDNLERIFEPFFTTKPIGEGTGLGLSVCHNIITAMGGTIQVESEVGRGTAFRITLPEAAAYEVAAVREHAS; via the coding sequence ATGTCGGTCAGCACCCGGATCGTGTTGTTCGCGGCGGCGGCGATGGGAGTCATCTGTGTTCTGTCCAGTGCCCTCTCGTTCTCCGCTCGGAGGGGCATGCAGATTCGCGAGCAGGTGGTGGCCTCTCAGGAGCAGCTGGAGATCCTGAGCCGGTTGGATGACGGGGTCTGGCCCTTTCTCAACGCCTTGAGCCGCGCGCAGCAGGAGGGACAGGACACCACGCTCGTGCTTCAGGAGCATCAAGCGCAGGTGCGCGCGGAGCAGGCGCGGCTGGAGGAATCCCTCCAGCGCGAAGCCCTGGCGAATGGCAAGGAAGAGGCGCGAGGCCGGGACGTGCGTGCGGAGAGCGCTCGGGCGCTGGAATCATTGGTGCGCTGGATGGATCTCACGGAAGCGCGTGCGCGCCATGAGCCGGAGCGGGCCTCGCTCGCACCCGAGGTGGAGTGGGGGCTCTATCAGAGCTACGAGGAGACGGTGGGACAGTTCATCGACTCGCTCCGCCGGGCCGAGCACGAGGAGCTGCTGGAGCGGCGCAAGCGCTGGAACGTCGTGGCGGGGCGCGCCGAGCTGGGTGCGACGTGGATCGCGGGGACCTGTCTGGTCATCATGGGCGTGATGACGCTCTCCATCCTCGTGCCGTTGCGGCGCTCGCTTCGCAAGCTGCGCGTCACGGCGGAGCGCATTGGCCGCGGAGACTTCGAGGTGGCTCTGCCAGCCATGGGCAGGGACGAGCTGGGCCTGCTGGCGCGCGCCATGGACCGCATGGCCGGGAAGCTGCGGGAGACGCTCCAGGAGAAGCAGCGGCTGATCAAGGCCGAGGCCGAGGTGTCCGAGCGGGAGGCCCGCCGCTACAGCGCCATGTTGGAGGAGACGGTGCGCGCGCGCACCACCGAGCTGCAGGGGACCAATGCGCGTCTGGAGGAGAGCCTGCGGCAGCTCCAGTCGGCCCAGGAGCAGTTGCTGTTCGCGGACCGGCTCGCCACGGTGGGCCGGCTCGCGGCGGGCGTGGGACATGAGATCAACAACCCGCTCTCGTACATCCTCAGCAACCTGCGCTTCATCCGAAAGGAGCTGGAGCAGGACGCGGAGGCCCCCACGCCCGAGCGTCAAGAGGTGCTGGAGGCCGCTGCTGCAGCCCATGAGGGAGCCGAGCGCGTCCGGCTGATCGTCCAGGAGCTGCGGATGATGTCCCGGCCGGACGATGTGGCGTTGGGCCGGGTGGAGCTCGGGAGCGTGGTGCGGGGCGCCGTCAAGATCGCCTCTCGGGAGCTGAGGGATCGCGCCCAGGTGGTGGAGAACTGCGAGGGCGTTCCGGCCATTTGGGGCAATGGACCTCGGCTGAGTCAGGTGGTGCTCAACCTGCTCATCAACTCCGCGTACGCCATCTCGCCGGGCAAGCCCCAGGACAACGAGGTGCGGGTGACGGCGCGCTCGAGCGGCTCGGGGACCGTGGTGCTGGAGGTGCGGGACACCGGCTGCGGCATTCCGAAGGACAACCTGGAGCGCATCTTCGAGCCATTCTTCACCACCAAGCCTATCGGCGAGGGCACGGGGCTGGGGCTATCGGTGTGCCACAACATCATCACCGCGATGGGCGGCACCATCCAGGTGGAGAGCGAGGTGGGGCGAGGCACGGCTTTTCGCATCACGCTCCCCGAGGCGGCCGCCTACGAGGTGGCTGCTGTCCGCGAACACGCAAGCTGA